Proteins from one Plasmodium relictum strain SGS1 genome assembly, chromosome: 10 genomic window:
- the RNAPI gene encoding RNA polymerase I, putative has product MYDINSARCVEIKSAELDVLNSDELKRISLGKYENEHYEFEKVQKSGVTTKLYYDPRYGTIDNKQICSVCFERHENCFGHIGHIEFILPLFNPLFYKELQELLNLVCYNCYNFCCSEDVIFLLKHVFQLKTMNEIESTNKLIYKENCDYELLIDEIEKLYKKICKDSDISLEDIVESISDDDENDVEDNFSDNNNDKLTLKKEEKDYSEELSEMDNMKKDKLKEKIRKYKFDANKLAYQSNYNYEEYLILSKTIKIHMKKSSKCCFCKFQRNISAKMSQKRDTINFVGIYTKNSFFKKYFPKMKKKDEDNFDVNEYDELNCENDNGEKKKKINSNEHFMDIDEEDTNKLKDYSFNEEMNSDSSVEHSLNNNNNNLDKNNVTFSEMLNNYKKQNIKEKCTIRLFSFQVIDILKKIFVKNNKEVIELLYPFTRRDGYKIFFLYDMGISANRFRSRYRGMHKRTKMAGTLCKINNFLNLCINAKKEVDFDNLLEHNKKELTLYKEMFSLFSLKMRYKLNNNIMDDDTEITKMEFLKCYSLVYNNKSTYINILFSSLQTGVNTFYDSNLADKLNNRTMTNIGIREILDKKEGILRKNIMGKRVNHCARTVISPDTFIETNQIGMPLEFAKVLTVDEYVTEHNLEYIKKLIENGPHIYPGAISYKDSKGRVFKLSHLYEQRLKLLKQLDNINFRSENCYIVHRHARDGDIVIMNRQPTLHKFSIMAHYIKIFEKEKIFRLNYVNCNSYNADFDGDEMNLHLLQTPLARAEASHLMNCDFLFTSFKDGSPLRGLAQDFILGGLHLTSLETFLNYDEYCNLLQCSLNCLISQKNSFFFKKKKNNIGKIDDINQNTPCDNKQNFNSFNGNNLKINNYNYLDPYANILNQTNFSIITDEPAILFPKKLWTGKQLITSILKTIIDKVAIQTFNKNNDNEFMKNYKGINYTSKSKTSAELWSFDPDKEFEVIIKNSELLQGILDKFHFGASSNSLIHLCFELFGSKTAGVLLDCFGRLFINFLQIRGSSLSLYDFILNEDAKREKSLIKKRISFTGFYLQNLFAHSIAKSLNADINDMNSYAKRKMNCNNKENDIIIKKMYDSYKKKEEIINQFEEKKEESYTEKKNNIQSRISDYKSVGNMKKEEEMELKKNNNGVAYNIIKEKCIDIKEEKYFIALLNKEIEDICTQKIIEEKDIFSINNENNSNLNDKKRREIIPSFSDYAFKKYFTLYEKYINNKDPIYSCKEDETKDSLFLGNVIHKLYNSIKEPSFFNNPTITGKKIMKIIEKILVFLKEAKCNKRLKIYIIFELFQNKNIMKYFPSLVNYLHDFNYDISNEEIIKNVINNIYFKEDCSISLNKDDIKKEKDEYKLKKFINFYESIYKKGYKKQVDTNAKKEITHDDDNISNNNDYELNAKEMNLHDEKIIKNCLISSFPSFLLNDDIRNLSYNGKYQYFEDYVNIKEDEEDGYFKFYDMKDIFYKMEYLINNFFSLNRYDFDTLIDSLFQPYLCRVSSSTDHLINMKNLINKFLNNGFSNMIFTGAKGSKVNYSMICGILDQQYLEGKRVPRMKSGRTLPSFHRYDYGARSCGLITDCFLEGLRPQEYFFHCMSGREGLIDTAVKTAKSGYIQRCLIKCMESVILHYDGTVRNEDNSIIQFLYGEDGIDPSKTAYLDSSNDLLYNYNLSFSKYLNNNMHGKILNNEEIFKSHKRKWKDEEPLICHYNPYTYIGSVSDTFQKKLNTIFFNNFNFPNYRHLPKNFDTLSTLLLKSKYFNSLCNPGESIGILVAQSFGEPATQMTLNTFHLAGTENVTMGIPRLKEIFLTSKLTSKPMIYVPIKIDLKTNDINKMKMYITNIADKILNSYKSILLSDVIYGIGVERKLILKENKNNVHYINGSEFDEEKINSNIDANVQVAKIMNVLKNVNLNFDCKKEWNYEIIIQFENLNHFCKIYKQITIPFILHKVISAILTSVLNKIQESLVFHNINNISSFNHEYYDELYDFISKKLVEEFNFNVEKYEYKDDEGQINAKLKYMANEDEQNKSGNKQNGNENELNENYRNRQLQNKNAYNSNKDDFFYEDKKNKTFNDQSDIEDNDMSEKEVSIYKGINKEVETESEAEKEEGETESEEEKEEDEKEYDEDLSESEVENEKDEDDIDEDKIKIENEKDEYNDDEEEEDQHIKEEGNTVNTNDIYGDEKDVSKLKNSKYTKLDKNKNEKNGESINLHENSYFTNRNSSNESKLSESSNVAGTVNYFSSEASVTHHVSIESDDSSNRKGKLCGENLHHKENILDKNKKKAKEKIKTSTITASTTVSSPVSSTISTPTKRVDEEDIEEEKKEEGEEEEKQKQKQKQKQENFAKSFENFLYDFKNNINLVDSESDEDEENSEKKNEQKYVKNIIDKIKSSLLRFVKKISFSPITWTLKFEIEWDINFFPYSIDFLSYLKLEISKETLYKVKDLNNPKILKGKDITHSGSEYELQIEGKNIYKLYNIKDKYIDKTKLYCNDIYAIVKTYGIEAGRLCITKELKKVFDAYGIQIDFRHLSFISDFMTHTGDLKAFNRHGMGNFRNVLHKMSFECATNFLIQGCVHKSIDYLSTASSSLFFGKHIKVGTNLADVITCVGK; this is encoded by the exons ATGTATGATATAAATAGTGCAAGATGTGTTGAAATAAAAAGCGCAGAATTAGATGTATTAAATAGtgatgaattaaaaagaatttctCTTGGgaaatatgaaaatgaaCATTATGAGTTTGAAAAAGTACAAAAAAGTGGAGTAACAACAAAACTCTACTATGACCCTAGGTATGGAACAATTGATAATAAACAAATATGTTCTGTTTGTTTTGAAAGGCATGAAAATTGTTTTGGTCACATAGGCCATATTGAATTTATATTGCCTTTATTTAATCCTTTATTTTATAAGGAATTGCAAGAACTATTAAATTTGGTTTGTTATAATTGCTATAACTTTTGTTGTTCTGAAgatgttatatttttattaaaacacgtttttcaattaaaaacaaTGAATGAAATAGAAAGTACTAATAAacttatttacaaagaaaaCTGTGATTATGAGCTTTTAATAGATGAAATAGAAAAgttgtataaaaaaatatgtaaagaTTCGGATATTTCTTTAGAAGATATAGTCGAATCCATTAGTGATGATGATGAGAATGATGTAGAAGATAATTTTAGTGATAAcaataatgataaattaactttgaaaaaagaagaaaaagattaTTCAGAAGAATTATCAGAAATggataatatgaaaaaagacaaattaaaagaaaaaattagaaaatataagtTTGATGCAAATAAACTAGCTTATCAatcaaattataattatgagGAATATCTTATATTAAgcaaaacaataaaaattcatatgAAAAAAAGTAGCAAGTGCTGTTTTTGTAAATTTCAAAGAAACATATCAGCAAAAATGTCACAAAAAAGAGACACAATAAATTTTGTAGGAATTTATACGAAAaactcattttttaaaaaatattttccaaaaatgaaaaaaaaagatgaagacAATTTTGATGTAAATGAATATGATGAATTAAATTGTGAAAATGATAatggagaaaaaaaaaaaaaaataaatagcaATGAGCATTTTATGGATATAGATGAAGAAGATACCAATAAATTAAAGGATTATTCATTTAATGAAGAAATGAATTCAGATTCATCTGTTGAACATTCTTtgaataacaataataataatttggataaaaataatgtcaCATTTTCAGAAATGCTTAATAACTACAAGaagcaaaatataaaagaaaagtgCACTATTCGCTTATTTAGTTTTCAGGTAATAGATAtactgaaaaaaatatttgtaaaaaataataaagaagttATTGAATTATTGTATCCATTTACAAGAAGAGATggttataaaatattttttttatatgatatgGGAATAAGTGCAAACAGATTTAGAAGTAGATATAGAGGTATGCataaaagaacaaaaatGGCTGGCACTTTATGTaagattaataattttttaaacttaTGTATAAATGCGAAAAAAGAAGTAGattttgataatttattagaacataataaaaaagaattaactttatataaagaaatgttttctttattttcattgaAAATGagatataaattaaataataacataATGGACGATGATACtgaaattacaaaaatgGAGTTTTTAAAATGTTACTCATTAGTGTATAATAACAAAAgcacatatataaatattctcTTTAGTAGTTTACAAACTGGAGTAAATACTTTTTATGATAGTAATCTTGcggataaattaaataatcgAACTATGACAAATATTGGTATAAGAGaaattttagataaaaaagaaggtattttaagaaaaaacatAATGGGGAAGAGAGTAAATCATTGTGCTAGGACTGTTATTTCACCTGACACTTTTATTGAGACTAATCAAATTGGAATGCCTTTAGAATTTGCTAAGGTATTAACTGTTGATGAATATGTGACGGAGCATAAtttagaatatataaaaaagttaatagaAAATGGACCACATATATATCCAGGTGCAATTAGTTATAAAGATTCCAAAGGAAGGGTATTTAAACTATCTCACCTTTATGAGCAAagattaaaattattaaagcaGTTAGATAACATTAATTTTAGAAGTGAAAATTGTTATATTGTTCATAGACATGCACGTGATGGAGATATAGTTATAATGAATAGGCAACCTACTTTACATAAATTTTCCATAATGGctcattatataaaaatttttgaaaaagaaaaaattttccGATTAAATTATGTTAATTGTAATTCATATAATGCAGATTTTGATGGTGACGAAATGAATTTACATTTGCTTCAAACTCCATTGGCAAGAGCAGAAGCTAGCCATTTAATGAACtgtgattttttatttacgaGTTTTAAAGATGGATCTCCACTAAGAGGGTTAGCACAAGATTTTATTTTAGGAGGTTTGCATCTTACTTCCTTAGAGACATTTTTGAATTATGATGAATATTGTAATTTACTACAATGCTCTTTAAATTGTTTAATTTCTCagaaaaattcatttttcttcaaaaaaaaaaaaaataatataggaAAAATAGATGATATTAATCAAAACACACCATGCgataataaacaaaatttcAACTCTTTCAAtggtaataatttaaaaataaataattacaatTATTTGGATCCCTATGCAAATATTCTAAATCAAACTAATTTTAGCATAATTACTGATGAACCAGCAATACTCTttccaaaaaaattatggACAGGTAAGCAATTAATAACAAGTATTTTAAAAACTATAATTGATAAAGTAGCTATACaaacttttaataaaaataatgataatgaatTTATGAAAAACTATAAAGGAATAAATTATACATCAAAGTCAAAAACGTCAGCGGAGTTGTGGTCTTTTGATCCTGATAAAGAATTTGAAGTTATTATCAAAAATTCCGAATTATTACAAGGTATTCTTGACAAATTCCATTTTGGTGCAAGTTCAAATAGTCTTATTCATTTATGTTTTGAGTTATTTGGATCAAAAACTGCTGGTGTATTGTTGGATTGTTTTGGCCGTTTgtttataaattttctacAAATTCGTGGATCCAGTTTAAGTCTTtatgattttattttaaatgaggatgctaaaagagaaaaatccctaataaaaaaaaggatttcTTTCACTggattttatttacaaaaccTGTTTGCTCATTCCATTGCAAAATCTCTAAATGCTGATATTAATGATATGAATTCTTATGCGAAGAGAAAAATGAACTGTaacaataaagaaaatgacataattattaaaaaaatgtatgattcatataagaaaaaagagGAAATTATAAATCaatttgaagaaaaaaaagaagagagCTATacagaaaagaaaaataatattcaaaGCAGGATAAGTGATTATAAAAGTGTCGGAAACATGAAAAAGGAAGAAGAAatggaattaaaaaaaaacaataatggGGTTgcatataatataataaaagaaaaatgcaTTGATATAAAAgaggaaaaatattttatcgctttattaaataaagaaattgaaGATATTTGTacacaaaaaataattgaagAAAAGGATATATTTTccataaataatgaaaataatagtaacttaaatgataaaaaaagaagagaaaTTATTCCATCTTTTAGTGATTatgcatttaaaaaatactttactttatatgaaaaatatataaataataaagatccTATATATAGTTGTAAAGAGGATGAAACGAAagattctttatttttaggTAATGTAATAcacaaattatataattctatTAAAGAACCTTCCTTTTTTAACAATCCCACAATTacaggaaaaaaaattatgaaaattatcGAGAAAAttcttgtttttttaaaagaagcaaaatgtaataaaagactaaaaatttatataatatttgagttgtttcaaaataaaaatataatgaaatattttccaTCATTGGTAAATTATTTACATGACTTTAATTATGACATAAGCAACgaagaaataataaagaatgtaataaataatatttatttcaaaGAAGATTGTTCTATATCATTAAATAaagatgatataaaaaaagaaaaggacgaatacaaattaaagaaatttattaatttttatgagagtatatataaaaaaggttACAAAAAGCAGGTTGATACTAAtgcaaaaaaagaaattactcatgatgatgataatattagtaataataatgattatgAATTAAATGCAAAGGAGATGAATCTTcatgatgaaaaaataataaaaaattgctTAATATCAAGTTTTCCTTCTTTTCTATTGAATGATGACATTCGTAATTTATCATATAACGGTAAATATCAATATTTTGAAGATTATGTTAATATTAAAGAAGATGAGGAAGATggttattttaaattttatgatatgaaagatattttttataaaatggaATAcctaataaataattttttttctttaaatagaTATGATTTTGATACTTTAATTGATTCTTTATTTCAACCATATTTATGTAGAGTATCATCTAGTACTGACCATttgataaatatgaaaaacttgattaataaatttttaaataatggtTTTAGTAATATGATATTTACTGGTGCCAAAGGAAGTAAAGTCAATTATTCTATGATATGTGGAATATTAGATCAACAATATTTAGAAGGAAAAAGAGTTCCGAGAATGAAATCAGGAAGAACACTTCCAAGCTTTCATAGATATGATTATGGTGCTAGGTCATGTGGACTAATTACCGATTGTTTTCTTGAAGGGTTAAGACCtcaagaatatttttttcattgtaTGTCAGGAAGAGAAGGATTAATAGATACAGCAGTAAAAACAGCAAAATCTGGTTATATTCAAAGGTGTTTAATAAAATGCATGGAATCGGTTATTTTACATTATGATGGAACAGTAAGAAATGAAGATAATTCAattattcaatttttatatGGAGAAGATGGTATAGATCCATCAAAAACAGCTTACTTAGATTCATCAAATGATTTgctttataattataatttgtcATTTAgcaaatatttaaataataatatgcatgggaaaatattaaataatgaagaaatatttaagagccataaaagaaaatggaAAGATGAAGAACCGTTAATTTGCCATTATAATCCATATACTTATATTGGAAGTGTTTCTGAtacatttcaaaaaaaattaaatacgatttttttcaataattttaattttcctAATTATCGTCATTTACCGAAAAATTTTGATACATTATCTACATTGCTTTTGAAAtcgaaatattttaattctttatgtAATCCTGGTGAATCTATTGGAATTTTAGTTGCTCAATCTTTTGGAGAACCTGCCACTCAAATGACTCTTAATACTTTTCATTTGGCAGGAACAGAAAATGTTACTATGGGTATTCCAagattaaaagaaatttttcttACTTCAAAATTAACATCAAAACCAATGATATATGTACCAATTAAAATAGACTTAAAAACcaatgatattaataaaatgaaaatgtatATTACCAACATTGCTGATAAGATATTAAACAGttataaaagtattttattAAGTGATGTTATATATGGTATTGGAGTAGAGAGAAAATtgattttaaaagaaaacaaaaacaatGTGCATTACATTAATGGATCTGAATTTGATgaggaaaaaattaatagtaATATTGATGCAAATGTACAGGTAGCTAAAATAATGAATGTTCTtaaaaatgttaacttaAATTTTGATTGTAAAAAAGAATGGAATTATGAAATTATTATCCAATTTGAAAATCTTAATCATTTTTGTAAGATATACAAACAAATAACTATTCCTTTTATTCTTCATAAAGTTATAAGCGCTATTCTTACTTCTGTTCTTAATAAAATTCAAGAAAGTCTCGTATTTCATAACATTAACAACATAAGCTCATTTAATCATGAATACTATGATGAGTTATATGATTTTATTAGCAAAAAATTGGTTgaagaatttaattttaatgtagaaaaatatgaatataagGATGATGAAGGTCAAATAAATGCGAAATTGAAATATATGGCAAATGAAGATGAACAGAACAAATCAGGTAATAAACAAAATGGcaatgaaaatgaattaaatgaaaattatagaaACCGTCAATTACAGAATAAGAATGcatataatagtaataaagatgattttttttatgaagataaaaaaaataaaacatttaaTGATCAGTCAGATATAGAAGATAATGATATGTCTGAAAAAGAAGTAAGTATTTATAAAggaataaataaagaagtaGAAACTGAATCAGAAGCTGAAAAAGAGGAAGGAGAAACAGAAtcagaagaagaaaaagaagaagatgaaaaGGAATATGATGAGGATTTGAGTGAAAGTGAagttgaaaatgaaaaagatgaaGATGACATTGATGAAGATAAAATCAAAATTGAAAATGAGAAAGATGAATACAACGATGATGAAGAAGAGGAAGATCAACATATAAAGGAAGAAGGTAACACAGTAAATACTAATGATATATACGGGGACGAGAAGGATGTATCCAAATTAAAAAACAGTAAATATACTAAATtggataaaaataagaatgaaaaaaatggtGAAAGTATTAACTTACATGAAAACAGTTATTTTACTAATAGAAATTCTAGTAATGAGTCAAAATTATCAGAATCTTCCAATGTAGCAGGTACTgtgaattatttttcttcagAAGCTAGTGTTACACATCACGTATCAATAGAATCAGATGACTCTAGCAATAGAAAAGGTAAATTGTGTGGTGAAAATCTTCAtcataaagaaaatatattagataaaaataaaaaaaaagcaaaagaaaaaattaaaacatcaACAATAACAGCATCGACGACAGTTTCATCGCCAGTATCTTCAACGATATCTACTCCAACAAAAAGGGTAGATGAAGAAGATATAGAAGaggaaaaaaaagaggaagGTGAAGAAGAAGagaaacaaaaacaaaaacaaaaacaaaaacaagaAAATTTTGCAAAatcttttgaaaattttttatatgactttaaaaataatattaatttagtTGATTCCGAAAgtgatgaagatgaagaaaatagtgaaaaaaagaatgaacagaaatatgttaaaaatattattgataAGATAAAAAGTAGTTTACTTCGTTTTGTAAAAAAGATAAGTTTCTCTCCCATAACCTGGACTCTGAAATTTGAAATTGAATGggatattaattttttcccATATTCCATTGATTTTTTAAGTTACTTAAAATTAGAAATTTCAAAAGAAACATTATATAAAGTAAAGGATTTAAATAATCCAAAAATTCTAAAAGGAAAAGACATAACTCATAGTGGTTCAGAATATGAATTACAAATAGAAGgaaaaaacatttataaattatataatattaaagataaatatattgataaaacaaaattatacTGTAATGATATTTATGCAATAGTAAAAACATATGGAATTGAAGCAGGAAGATTATGTATAACGAAAGAATTGAAAAAAGTTTTCGATGCATATGGTATTCAAATTGATTTTAGgcatttatcttttataagTGATTTTATGACTCATACAg gcGATTTAAAAGCATTTAATAGACATGGAATGGGGAATTTTCGAAATGTTCTTCATAAAATGAGTTTTGAATGCGcaacaaattttttaatacagGGATGTGTACATAAATCAATTG ATTACTTATCAACAGCATCAAGTAGTTTATTTTTTGGAAAACATATAAAAGTTGGTACCAACCTAGCTGATGTTATAACATGCGTAGGAAagtaa